In Schizosaccharomyces osmophilus chromosome 1, complete sequence, the genomic window GGAATGTGTGAAAGTGTAAAACATATAGGTTCCGATGATGATTCAGATTATCTTGCAACCGTTTGCTTTGACAATAAAGAACCCCCAAAGGCGCTATCTACTGTCGATCATGACACCAATGGTCACACAGAAGACTCTAGCGCTCGTAACTTTGGGCCCGTTGACATTAATAATCTAGATTCTCTGGTAGATTTGGCTAttgcttttaaaaaagaaaagaaaattgaagatgCCATTGAAATTTTCGAGTTCATTATGCCTCGCATTTCTGCCTCCCATAATTTTGTTCCATACGAATTAGCCGAATCATATAAAATTCGAGGCAGTACAAAAGATTTAAAGAGCATATTCCGTTTACATGTGTTAGCTGCATCCTTGGGTCATGAGAAAAGTGCTTTTTTCGTTGGTGACGCTTACTTTTATGGCACCTATGGTGCCCACGAAAATACCTTACGGGCTTTGCAGTATTATCATTTGGCAACGGATAAGAACAATCCAGATGCAATGCTGGCATTATGCAAACTATATTTAAAGGGCTTACCGGGCCACATTCAAGCGAATAGCCGAAGGGCATTTGAATACGCTCACCGTGCAGCTATGTTAGGGTATGCGCCGGCCTGCTATGTACTTGGAAAGTTTTATGAAACCGGTATTGGGtgtgaaaaagatttagCCAAGTCTGAAGCTGGATTTCGTGCTGGCCTCGCGAATTTATCGTGTATAACCGATGCTGACGCTTTACAAATAGCCATGACACTTGTCTTGCTTCAGTAAAGAAgaacttgttttttatttttaaaagttagCCATTTTATGCATCTTGGATCGAATTAGAATTTGGGTTGGTGCTTACGTTCCAAAAGCAGCTGCGCTGCTacatattttttgatcTCTGTtactttattattttagTTAGAGTTTGTACATTATTTATAATTCTTATTGTTTTAGTTAATGAAAGTTCTTTATAGACATCTGTTATAGTTGTATCTTTACTCTGTGCTCGTTAAATTGATTTTAGCAAATATCAAAGTGCATTTATCTGACTTGTATCACATgcatatttttcaattgaaaTATCAATTTAGCTGTGCTccgtttttctttctattcGCATTCACTTTAATCGATCGGTTTATCATCCTTAGTCTGACATCTGAATAAACTCAACGTTTCCTATGGACAACAATACAGTAGATAAGGAGTATTATGAGATACTGAATGTTCCAGTGGATGCAGATTTTACAGCTATAAAAAGATCATACCGGTAAGCAGTTTTCATTGAGGATTTGCTAACGCCTGAAAGTCGTTTGGCAATTCAAATTCATCCTGATAAAAACCCAGACAACCCAGAGGAAGCACGAGAGAATTTTCAGAAGGTATGtatcaaattttttaaataagtAGATGTCGCCATTTACCAAAGAGTATTTTTGATGACATGTCTACTAACTGAGCAACTAGCTGGGAGAAGCATACCAAGTCCTAAGCGATCCTGAGTTACGAAAAAGATATGACCTTTATGGTAAAGAAGGTGCTGTACCTGAGGCGGGTTTTGCAGATGcatttgaatttttcaGACAACTCTTTGGAGGTGAATCCTTCAAAGATTACATTGGCGAGCTAAACCTGCTAAAAGAACTATGCAAATCAATGCAAGAATCTTCTTCTGAATATAAAGCTGTTGAAGATACGGATGaatcgaagaaaaagctgCAACAGGAAGAATCG contains:
- the cfh4 gene encoding SEL1/TPR repeat protein, chitin synthase regulatory factor Cfh4/ predicted COA7-like protein, giving the protein MPMSKFASKVQLPSPFAIKTKSSEKANPTNVTIHQDSPIGELNTLHDISKDTPFLEAGSHWSLSSASNASSESLLPDQVSVLSFLDCPVDDCLSLANPPSLQNPSESSSAHSRTSSSWSERLSKLSKHSPKSSFSRHSPKPSVTSSSNVAVSSNSFSKPQFRNPRTETITKSKGFRKQLSRAKRLVKGMCESVKHIGSDDDSDYLATVCFDNKEPPKALSTVDHDTNGHTEDSSARNFGPVDINNLDSLVDLAIAFKKEKKIEDAIEIFEFIMPRISASHNFVPYELAESYKIRGSTKDLKSIFRLHVLAASLGHEKSAFFVGDAYFYGTYGAHENTLRALQYYHLATDKNNPDAMLALCKLYLKGLPGHIQANSRRAFEYAHRAAMLGYAPACYVLGKFYETGIGCEKDLAKSEAGFRAGLANLSCITDADALQIAMTLVLLQ